One Rissa tridactyla isolate bRisTri1 chromosome 1, bRisTri1.patW.cur.20221130, whole genome shotgun sequence DNA segment encodes these proteins:
- the CD2 gene encoding T-cell surface antigen CD2, which yields MNFKRIFLVKCLLLLFPSVKCSGTNRIYMAANETALLSVTATGSIHEATWVRNSTKLLQIKDKHVKYYENKVRCRCKIFPNGTLQIEQVVKEDSGKYTVTVYEPDGKLKAEEHTVFIVQERVPQPILTAECRNKTVFVKCEVKQKTKDEIFTIELTQDKIKKIQKNATKLEMHVRNSGTFRCVVKNQVSEKMAEEVIKCSGQLDLYLILSIAGGAIFFVIFVILLIYCIRKKKAERLEDEDEEGMMRGRQVDCEMVVRELPQTPCNPTPKQLRVQQRPLPQPQVHQQALPPRPRPRTQQRTPNHPRERP from the exons GCTCTGGCACCAACAGGATTTACATGGCTGCGAATGAGACGGCTCTTCTCAGCGTCACTGCTACTGGGAGCATACATGAGGCAACGTGGGTGAGAAACAGTACAAAGTTGCTTCAGATTAAAGATAAGCACGTTAAGTACTATGAGAACAAAGTGCGGTGCAGGTGTAAGATATTCCCAAACGGGACTCTGCAAATAGAGCAGGTGGTGAAAGAGGACAGTGGAAAGTACACGGTGACTGTTTATGAGCCGGATGGAAAATTGAAGGCAGAAGAACATACAGTGTTCATCGTTCAGG agCGTGTCCCTCAGCCGATCCTCACTGCTGAATGCAGgaataaaactgtatttgtcAAGTGTGAAGTGAAGCAGAAGACTAAAGACGAAATATTTACAATAGAACTGAcacaagataaaattaaaaaaatccagaagaatgCAACGAAGTTGGAAATGCACGTGCGGAATTCTGGGACGTTCAGATGTGTTGTTAAGAACCAAGTCAGTGAAAAAATGGCTGAAGAAGTAATTAAGTGCTCAg GCCAGCTGGACCTTTATCTCATCTTAAGCATAGCAGGAGGTGCAATCTTCTTTGTCATCTTTGTGATTTTGCTTATTTATTGtatcaggaagaagaaagcagaaaggcttgAAGATGAAG ACGAGGAGGGAATGATGCGGGGTCGCCAGGTGGACTGTGAAATGGTGGTGCGGGAGCTCCCTCAGACGCCGTGCAATCCCACCCCAAAGCAGCTGCGAGTGCAGCAGCGGCCGCTGCCGCAGCCCCAGGTCCATCAGCAAGCCCTGCCCCCGCGACCCAGGCCCCGCACTCAGCAGCGGACTCCAAACCACCCGAGAGAAAGACCTTGA